In Gossypium arboreum isolate Shixiya-1 chromosome 6, ASM2569848v2, whole genome shotgun sequence, the following are encoded in one genomic region:
- the LOC108483934 gene encoding uncharacterized protein LOC108483934 codes for MSAAVCGSKRSFFEDIPSSPSASVSKKLRRCSPSSPSSVRFAPPPSLLDHLQALFPHMDPELLERALLECGNNIDTAIKRLQELHLAAADATGEKMGPVEELGTTAEQGTVTNNGEAADTTAQIPSAPETLPVDGAEWVDLFVGEMMGASSVDDAKARASKLLEVLEKSISENIAKEAAQSFHKENMMLKEQIQVLIQENTVLKRAVAIQHERQKEYQDKNNELEHLKQLVSQYQDQLRTLEVNNYALTMHLRQAQQSNSIPGRFHPDIF; via the exons ATGTCTGCGGCAGTGTGCGGGAGCAAGAGATCGTTCTTCGAGGATATCCCGTCATCGCCATCGGCTTCTGTCTCTAAGAAGCTCCGGCGCTGCTCGCCTTCATCTCCTTCTTCTGTTCGTTTTGCTCCGCCGCCTTCTCTCCTTGATCACCTCCAAGCTCTCTTCCCTCATATGGACCCCGAG CTTCTGGAGAGAGCACTACTTGAATGTGGCAACAATATAGACACTGCTATCAAGAGGCTTCAGGAACTTCACTTAGCAGCTGCAGATGCTACAGGGGAAAAGATGGGTCCTGTTGAGGAACTGGGTACAACTGCTGAGCAGG GTACAGTAACCAACAATGGAGAAGCTGCTGATACTACTGCTCAGATTCCATCGGCCCCTGAAACTCTGCCTGTTGATGGTGCAGAATGGGTGGACTTGTTTGTGGGGGAGATGATGGGTGCTTCAAGTGTGGATGATGCCAAAGCCCGTGCCTCTAAACTGCTGGAGGTTCTGGAGAAGTCCATTAGTGAAAACATTGCTAAGGAGGCAGCACAAAGTTTTCATAAG GAGAATATGATGTTGAAGGAACAGATTCAAGTGTTGATTCAAGAAAACACGGTTCTAAAACGTGCTGTGGCTATCCAGCATGAACGCCAAAAGGAGTACCAGGACAAAAACAATGAGTTGGAACACTTGAAGCAGCTGGTTTCTCAGTATCAGGATCAGTTGCGGACTCTAGAG GTAAATAACTATGCCTTAACGATGCATTTGAGGCAGGCACAGCAAAGCAATTCCATCCCTGGGCGTTTCCACCCAGATATTTTCTAG